The genomic stretch CGGCTTCGGAATGAACATGTTGAAGCGCATAACCCCGATGCCGAATTGATTAACCGCTCTACGCGGAGTATTCTCTTTGCCGTTGGCAGAGATACTCGGGACTATCGAACCTCTTTGTATGATCCGACAGCGGGCGCATCCCATACACTCTCCTATGAGTACTCGGGCGGAATCTTAGGCGCAGATAATGAGTTCCAGAAATACTCCGCAGATACCAGTTGGTTCTATAGCGGTTGGTGGAACCATGTCATTGCTGTACATGCACGCGCTGGCTATATGGTCAGTAAAAGCACTGATTCCTACTTCTTATTTTATGAACGCTTTTTCCTCGGCGGCGTAGATACCGTTCGCGGCTACGAAGACTATGAAATTTACCCTGATCCTAAGAAATCGGATGACCCTAATAAACCCGAAGCTTATAATCCTTACGGTGGTAATAAAGTCTTCTTCGCGAACTTTGAGTATCGGATTCCGGTTTCACAGCAGCTCACAGCAGCCCTATTTTTCGATATAGGACAAGTGTGGGATGAAAATGTGCCAAATCCGTTTAGTCAAATTAACATGAAAAAAGGCCTCGGCGTTGAAGCCCGACTCAACATGTTCGGCATGTTAGCCCGGTTAGGGTGGGGCTACGGTTTAGATCGCCTTGGCGGGGAACCGGCAGGTAAATTCCATTTCACGATCGGGCCCGGGTTCTAAATAGTTTGAGTAGTAATATTGAGCAGAATAGAAAAATTTCGGATAGATACACTATCTGTCTAAACGCCTCGCTAACGAGAGTGGGGTACTTATAGGCAAGCTTATAAACTTAAATAGTTGGCGGCAAATGCCAGAAATTAAGGAGATAAGCCTACTAATTTCTTTCTCAAAGGAAGGGATCTTACATTATGAAGTCATTTCGGTTGGGTGCTTGTAGAGCACATCTAACTATATTAATTATCTCTATCGCCGCTTTCTGCTTTAGTCCTGGAAGTATTGGACAGGAAGCCTTCAAAATCGGGGTCGTGAACACAGAAGAGGTCCTAAAAGGATCTGCAGCAGCCACGAAGGCAACCGAAACGCTCAGAGCAGCAGGCGAAAAACTTCAGAAAAAGTTGGAAAAAATAGGCCAAGAAATCGTTATCCTGCAAGAGAAGAAAACCAAAACGGAACTCTTCGTTGAAGAAGCACAGACTGCGGATTTAAACAACGAAATCCTCCAGAAACAGCAGGAGTACCAACGCGAACGAGAAGTGGGTCAACAAGCACTCCTTGAAAAAGAGCGGGAATTGCTGGAACCCATTTACAAAAGTCTTGAAGACCTGATTA from Candidatus Poribacteria bacterium encodes the following:
- a CDS encoding BamA/TamA family outer membrane protein encodes the protein TLKINEGDVIIIGKVIITGLEKTNEHVVKRELDFLGIESDELLDVKSLRKARQRLFQMGSFIRAVDFVPSDTDEENRKDLRVNIAETPRTGMLSLGGGYGSEGGIFGTAEVGQNNLLGRAYRIHLKGELGTRDHHTAELSFGTPWVFGTPTRLNARIYDNRRFRRYYGTVGALYNRANPNYRYDRYVWGRRGASVTLGRPIAYDIDLSVRLRNEHVEAHNPDAELINRSTRSILFAVGRDTRDYRTSLYDPTAGASHTLSYEYSGGILGADNEFQKYSADTSWFYSGWWNHVIAVHARAGYMVSKSTDSYFLFYERFFLGGVDTVRGYEDYEIYPDPKKSDDPNKPEAYNPYGGNKVFFANFEYRIPVSQQLTAALFFDIGQVWDENVPNPFSQINMKKGLGVEARLNMFGMLARLGWGYGLDRLGGEPAGKFHFTIGPGF
- a CDS encoding OmpH family outer membrane protein; this encodes MKSFRLGACRAHLTILIISIAAFCFSPGSIGQEAFKIGVVNTEEVLKGSAAATKATETLRAAGEKLQKKLEKIGQEIVILQEKKTKTELFVEEAQTADLNNEILQKQQEYQREREVGQQALLEKERELLEPIYKSLEDLIIKVGKDDNYDIILEKRLITLYVKEEYDLTKRLTDLMNEDGENGENPE